From Paenibacillus sp. PL2-23:
TCACAGCTACGCTTGCTGCCGCAATAGCGATATAACCTGACCAGAACATGGTATAGTGCAGGGGCGACACCGGACAAAACTTAGTCCCTTCCGAAGTCGTACAATTACGCAAAGCTTCCTTGCCGGATATTTCCACTCCGTTCACCTGCCATTCTATGACTTAAGACTCATTATAAAAGATTTTCCCGCAATAGCAACATTATCCTTTGGACAAGCCAAATGAGAAAAAGACCCCGAAGGGTCTTAATCAGGCATGCTGGCAGCCTTACATATACATTGGCTGCTGATGGCCCTGCTGGTTCTGATTGCCATTCATCATGGCGCCATGCGGCATCATGCCGCCCAGCTTCTGCTGCAGCTGCTGCTGCGTCTTCTGTGCAGTCTGCTGGTAATGCTGCGCCTGCTTGTCCAGCTCTTGGCGAAGAGCCGGGGACGCCGCGTTGTACATATTGCTTTGCTGCATCGCTTGGAACAGCTGTCCTTGCGCTCTCAGCGTGTTGTCCAGCAGCTTGGTGAACAGTTGCCGAATGTCGGGACATGTTGACTCTGTTGCGGCCGTTGCATATTCGCGAACAACGCGTTTTAGATCTGCAAGCACGGTTGACGCCAAATCCTCTTCATTCATGAGATGCTGCGGTTGTTGAGCTTGTTGGTGCTGCATCGTAATTCCTCCTTCAGTTGTTATTGGGGCTGTGTAGGCGCAATTTGCTGATGGTGCTGAATAGCATGCATAAGCGAATCATAATGCTGCTGATGCTGCTGGATCATTTGGGTGCAGCAGTCGCGAATCGCAGGCGATGTTGCTATGGACACAACAGCAGCGCATTGCTTCATGAGCAAATCCTCGTTGGACATGGAATCGGCAATATACTCCAGCTCTTTGGCCGTCATAGGCTGAATCATCGGTTTTCCCTCCTGTACATGAATAGATGCTTTTTAGTGCCTTTTGTATTATGATCCGAAATTTGTTTTTTATGAGCCGCTTCCCGATAATTCGAATTTCCCGGAATCGCTCAGCGCCATCTTTACCTTTACTTCTAGCTGACTGGACTCAGGCTTCCATTCCGTATCCTTTACCTTCTGCTTCCAATATCCATTATGGTATCGGTACAAATGATGCTCCAATCCAAACAGATCCAGCTTGCGGCTTACGCCATACCTGTAGGTCGATTCGATCTCTTGGGTAACGTCACTTTGGATGCTGCTCTCGATCTCCAGCTTGCTCATTTCTCCGTCCATCTCGGCGACATAGCCTTGAATTTGGAGCGTCAGCTCGAATCGCTCCGGCTTCTCGAGGCTTGCGGCGCGCAGCTTCAGATGAGATTGAGTAATCACAATCGTTGCGGAAGTCCCGTTTCGCTCAGCTGTCATGAACACACGCTCGAAGGATTGGCTTGCCCATCTAATCCCCCTTATTTCCTCTTCCGGCGCATATCCCTTGTAGTCATAATCATGCACCACATATACGCCGCCAATAAGCTGTGTATTCATGGGCTTCTTGCCATGCCTCCAATAGGCTTCGCTTGCCGTCATGGCAGGCAGCATGGCGCATTCTGCCGGCTCCTTCAGCTGCCGCACGAAGCTTTGCATCGTTTGGGCTTTAATGAATGTGTAGTCCTCCTCATGGGGGCTCGGCAAATACATCAAGCTGTTCAAGGGCGATTGAAAAAAGAAGCTTTCTGTATTAAACAGCTCCTCAAACGGCACCTTGGTGCCGTAAATAAACGTTGTGTATCTGGAAGCTCTATGACGGTTAAGACCGTCTAATATATCCGTAAGCTGGCTCATCGCCCTCTCCTGAACAACAATCGTTTTGAGATGCTCCAAGTTCAAAGTTAAGTAGCTGCTTCGGCTTAAAGCATGGACAGCCATCAGCACCGAATTGCCCGTGGCCTTGCCTATCCATACCTGATTGCCGTCCCCTGGCGGAGAGTCCGTCTTGGCAATAGACGAGAAATTGAGCATTTGCGCATAAATGGTATATTGGCCGTCCTTGTAATCAATGCCGATAGCCGAGACATAGCTTACATCCTGCAGGTTGACCTCGTCCCAGCAGCCTGGCATAAGCAAGACAATCAGTACCAAGCCGATCCAGGCCATCCACCTCCGCCGCGAGATCATGTTTTTTTCCTTCTTGAAGAGGAGGTATCGGCAAACTTCCATGGCAGCTGGATCAACGCGGCCAACCCCTTATAACGGAAGGGTGCCAGCGGCGTCAAATAAGATTGGCCAAACGACTCCAGCGTACAGATATACAGCAGCAGGCCGAACAAGCCGACAAAAAAACCGAACATGCCAAACATGGAGGCAAGTATCAGAATGACGATTCGCATCAGTGTGACAGAGCCTGCAAGCGATTGGTTAACCAGCGTGAAGGTGGATACGGCTGCTACGGCTGCTACGACGAGCATGGTAGGAGAGGTCATGCCAGCTCGAATTGCAGCATCCCCAATGATTAGCCCGCCCACCACGGATACCGTCTGGCCTACGGGCCGCGGCAGCCGAACACCCGCTTCTCGGAACACCTCGAACAAGGTCAGCATCAGGAACATTTCCATCGTGGCGGACATAGGCAGTCCAATCCGAGCCATCGTAACGGTTGCCAATAAGGTGAATGGAATTTGATCCGTATTGTAGGAGGACAACGCAATCCAGAAGCCCGGCAGCAGCAGCGCCAGTATAAGCCCCAGCAGTCGGAGCAGCCTCTCCAGAGTAACGAAATAAAAAGGCAGATGCGCGTCCTCCGGAGATTTGATGAGCAGCATTAAATTGCCGGGACCGATCAGTGAAGCCGGCGTACCATCGACAATGATCGCGAATCTCCCCTTCATAAGTGATTGGACGACAAAATCAGGTCTGCCTATGTAATCCAGCAGCGGGAACAAGGCAAGCGGCCTGTCGGACAGCAGCTCCTCCAGCTCGCCTGCTCCGTTCAATGATGGAATATCGATGAGCCGCAGACGTCTTCTGGCTTCATCCACCAAGCCTTCCGGCGTATAATTCGGCATATGAAGCAGCGCGATCTCCGTCTGGGATTCCCTTCCCAGCTTCATATATTCGATATGCAGGTTCGGCGTCCGCAGCCGCTTGCGGATCAGCGCTACGTTGGTAGATAGCTGTTCGACGAAGCCGTCTCTCGGGCCCTTGACCGACAGCTCCATCGTTGATTCCTCGAGACTTCTGGACGGCTGATTCGAAATGTTGTATTCATAGAAGCTGTTGTCGTCGGAGAACGTGATGATCACACTCCCGGCGAACAGCCTGGCGAATAAATGAGCGGACTGCTCTGATTCCAGCCTCATAAACGCCTTCCGAGGATGATCAACGAAAGTCGTGGATGGCTTGTCAGAAGGATATGGCCAGTTCTCCAGCAAGGGGAGCAGGCTCATATGGTACAGCTTGCTGTCAATTAAGCCGTCGCAATAAAACAACCTTGCCCGCAGCCCCTCGCTGCCGCCCACCGCAATCGTATGCTCAAATACATCCTCGCATGGCTCCAATTGCCGACGAAACGCTTCTGGATCCAGGATTTCATCATGCAGGCTGCTCTTCAGCGCCTCCTGGTCGATGTTGTGGCTGTCCATCATGATCCCCCCTCTTCCTCAAGAAGCTTGCCGCATACAGCAGCAGCACAAGGCTTATTGTAAGAATGCCATACCACTTATAGACGTGGAATATAACATTGGTATACAGGATCATATGATGAATACCAAGGTAGGCTAGACCTGCGAGACCTATGCCAAGCAGCATGTAGCCTATCCATGGTCTCTTCATTCGCTTGATCGAGCTGTATTCCACAATCAGATAAAGAGCCAGGGATATTCGAATCAAGGCGCCGGAGAGCCATTGATAGATGGCAAAAAAATCAACATGCTCAAAATATTTGCCGATCGAGACCAGCCTCCACTGCGCAAAAGCCGGATATCTCATCTTCTCCGCCTCCACAGGACCAAATT
This genomic window contains:
- a CDS encoding spore coat protein, with protein sequence MQHQQAQQPQHLMNEEDLASTVLADLKRVVREYATAATESTCPDIRQLFTKLLDNTLRAQGQLFQAMQQSNMYNAASPALRQELDKQAQHYQQTAQKTQQQLQQKLGGMMPHGAMMNGNQNQQGHQQPMYM
- a CDS encoding Ger(x)C family spore germination protein, which codes for MISRRRWMAWIGLVLIVLLMPGCWDEVNLQDVSYVSAIGIDYKDGQYTIYAQMLNFSSIAKTDSPPGDGNQVWIGKATGNSVLMAVHALSRSSYLTLNLEHLKTIVVQERAMSQLTDILDGLNRHRASRYTTFIYGTKVPFEELFNTESFFFQSPLNSLMYLPSPHEEDYTFIKAQTMQSFVRQLKEPAECAMLPAMTASEAYWRHGKKPMNTQLIGGVYVVHDYDYKGYAPEEEIRGIRWASQSFERVFMTAERNGTSATIVITQSHLKLRAASLEKPERFELTLQIQGYVAEMDGEMSKLEIESSIQSDVTQEIESTYRYGVSRKLDLFGLEHHLYRYHNGYWKQKVKDTEWKPESSQLEVKVKMALSDSGKFELSGSGS
- a CDS encoding spore germination protein: MMDSHNIDQEALKSSLHDEILDPEAFRRQLEPCEDVFEHTIAVGGSEGLRARLFYCDGLIDSKLYHMSLLPLLENWPYPSDKPSTTFVDHPRKAFMRLESEQSAHLFARLFAGSVIITFSDDNSFYEYNISNQPSRSLEESTMELSVKGPRDGFVEQLSTNVALIRKRLRTPNLHIEYMKLGRESQTEIALLHMPNYTPEGLVDEARRRLRLIDIPSLNGAGELEELLSDRPLALFPLLDYIGRPDFVVQSLMKGRFAIIVDGTPASLIGPGNLMLLIKSPEDAHLPFYFVTLERLLRLLGLILALLLPGFWIALSSYNTDQIPFTLLATVTMARIGLPMSATMEMFLMLTLFEVFREAGVRLPRPVGQTVSVVGGLIIGDAAIRAGMTSPTMLVVAAVAAVSTFTLVNQSLAGSVTLMRIVILILASMFGMFGFFVGLFGLLLYICTLESFGQSYLTPLAPFRYKGLAALIQLPWKFADTSSSRRKKT